In one window of Gouania willdenowi chromosome 8, fGouWil2.1, whole genome shotgun sequence DNA:
- the cox6a2 gene encoding cytochrome c oxidase subunit 6A2, mitochondrial, which yields MSLSPAAFAARRVIAAASHGKEGGARTWKILSFVVALPGVAVCIANAYMKSKAHSHDQPEFVPFTHLRIRTKRFPWGDGNHTLFHNSHTNPLPDGYEESHH from the exons ATGTCTTTGTCTCCTGCGGCTTTCGCAGCTCGTCGAGTCATTGCTGCTGCTTCACACGGAAAAGAAGGAGGAG CGAGAACCTGGAAGATCCTCTCCTTCGTGGTGGCCTTACCTGGTGTCGCCGTCTGCATCGCAAATGCGTACATGAAGTCCAAGGCTCACTCTCATGATCAGCCCGAGTTCGTGCCCTTCACGCACCTGCGTATTCGCACCAAG AGATTCCCATGGGGCGATGGAAATCACACGCTGTTCCACAACTCACACACCAACCCTCTCCCTGATGGATACGAGGAGTCTCACCACTGA